Proteins encoded in a region of the Diospyros lotus cultivar Yz01 chromosome 9, ASM1463336v1, whole genome shotgun sequence genome:
- the LOC127809873 gene encoding protein DETOXIFICATION 29-like, giving the protein MDGSNKEPLLRPRHEEEEQEDVDQKGLPPPTLLAQYSTSSFYASFIADEHDIKPINGTKDFFREFFTESKKLWYLATPAIFTSLCQYSLGAVTQVFAGHLGTIALAAVSVGTSVISGFAFGLLMGMGSALETLCGQAFGAGQVDMLGIYMQRSWVILITTCLLLMFLYIFSTPILLLIGQEPEISRAAGMFSVSMIPQLFAYAMVFPLAKFLQAQSKMLAMAVIAAVALVLHTFFSWFFMMKLGWGLAGAAAVLDTSWWFIVVAQLLYILSGTCGQAWTGFSWMAFHDLWGFVRLSLASAIMLCLEFWYFMALILFAGYLKNAELAVDALSICMNILGWAVMIALGFNAAISVRVSNELGAAHPRTARFSVVVATIMSFLVGLFLAMILVIFRYKYPALFSSSLEVQDLVYELTPLLAVSIVINSVQPTLSGVAIGAGWQAYVAYVNIGSYYLFGIPFGIIAGYVLDMGVRGIWYGMLSGTILQTCILFWMVYRTNWKKEASIAGDRIKQWGGETHPRKSQKNAD; this is encoded by the exons aTGGACGGAAGCAACAAGGAGCCGCTTCTCCGGCCGAGgcacgaagaagaagaacaagaagacgTAGACCAGAAGGGGCTTCCGCCGCCGACCCTTCTGGCGCAGTACTCCACCAGTTCCTTCTACGCCTCCTTCATCGCCGACGAGCACGACATCAAGCCCATCAACGGCACCAAGGACTTCTTCAGGGAGTTCTTCACCGAGTCCAAGAAGCTTTGGTACCTCGCCACCCCCGCCATCTTCACCTCCCTCTGCCAGTACTCACTCGGCGCCGTCACCCAGGTCTTCGCCGGCCACCTCGGCACCATTGCTCTCGCTGCTGTCTCCGTTGGAACCTCGGTCATTTCCGGGTTCGCCTTCGGCCTCCTG ATGGGAATGGGGAGCGCTTTAGAAACGCTCTGCGGCCAAGCTTTCGGAGCAGGGCAGGTGGACATGCTGGGAATATATATGCAGAGATCATGGGTTATCCTGATCACAACCTGCTTGTTGTTGATGTTTCTGTACATTTTCTCGACGCCGATACTGCTGTTGATCGGCCAGGAGCCAGAGATTTCAAGGGCAGCCGGAATGTTCTCGGTGTCGATGATTCCGCAGCTGTTCGCCTACGCGATGGTCTTCCCGCTGGCCAAATTCCTGCAGGCGCAGAGCAAGATGCTGGCCATGGCGGTGATCGCGGCGGTGGCGCTGGTCTTGCACACGTTTTTCAGCTGGTTTTTCATGATGAAGTTGGGGTGGGGGCTGGCCGGAGCGGCGGCGGTGCTCGACACCTCGTGGTGGTTCATAGTGGTGGCTCAGCTGCTGTATATTCTGAGCGGGACCTGTGGGCAGGCTTGGACTGGATTTTCATGGATGGCCTTTCATGATCTCTGGGGATTTGTCAGGCTTTCCCTCGCTTCAGCCATTATGCTCTG CTTGGAGTTCTGGTATTTCATGGCGTTGATTCTCTTTGCCGGGTACTTAAAGAATGCAGAGCTTGCTGTGGATGCCTTGTCCATCTG CATGAACATATTGGGTTGGGCAGTGATGATTGCTCTGGGATTCAATGCAGCCATAAG CGTAAGGGTGTCCAATGAGCTCGGTGCTGCACATCCAAGAACTGCAAGGTTCTCGGTTGTGGTGGCGACCATAATGTCCTTCCTTGTCGGCCTCTTTCTGGCGATGATTCTTGTTATCTTTCGATACAAGTACCCAGCCTTGTTTTCAAGCAGCCTGGAAGTTCAGGACCTTGTGTACGAGCTCACACCATTGCTAGCGGTGAGCATCGTAATCAACAGCGTTCAGCCCACTCTATCAG GAGTGGCCATTGGAGCAGGGTGGCAAGCATATGTTGCCTATGTGAACATAGGCAGCTACTATTTGTTCGGAATTCCCTTTGGTATCATAGCCGGCTACGTCTTGGACATGGGTGTCAGG GGTATTTGGTACGGGATGCTGTCGGGAACGATCCTACAAACGTGCATATTATTTTGGATGGTTTATCGAACCAACTGGAAGAAAGAG GCTTCGATCGCCGGGGACAGGATCAAGCAATGGGGAGGAGAAACGCATCCACGAAAGAGCCAGAAGAATGCTGACTGA